From Acinetobacter suaedae, one genomic window encodes:
- a CDS encoding carbon-nitrogen hydrolase family protein, which produces MNLLSVAQMNSQDDIESNFSVIESLIQQSKAQAAELIVFPENFVCFAAGKQRQTAEQFESIQRRLENLAHRHQIWIIAGTLPCPYRPDGSIISDGRVRTVSLCISPEGTEARYDKIHLFDVQVGDAVGGYQESKFFEPGDQVVVAKTPFGNIGLMVCYDIRFPELALMLRQQGANILTAPAAFTHTTGQLHWQLLLQARAMDSQCYVLGAAQQGWHGQQRQTWGHAAITDSRGQLLQMVNTEGHALITSAIDLTEQNTVRLSMPLMQHRRLLTY; this is translated from the coding sequence ATGAACCTACTTTCCGTTGCACAAATGAATTCTCAAGATGACATTGAATCAAACTTCTCTGTCATCGAATCATTAATTCAACAAAGTAAGGCCCAAGCTGCTGAACTGATCGTTTTTCCAGAAAACTTTGTTTGTTTTGCTGCGGGTAAACAACGTCAAACCGCAGAACAATTTGAAAGTATTCAAAGACGGTTAGAGAATTTAGCACATCGTCATCAGATTTGGATTATCGCTGGCACTCTTCCTTGTCCATACCGCCCTGATGGTTCAATCATTTCTGATGGTCGGGTTCGTACGGTAAGTTTATGCATTAGTCCTGAAGGTACTGAAGCACGTTATGACAAGATTCATTTGTTTGATGTTCAAGTCGGTGATGCTGTCGGCGGCTATCAAGAATCAAAGTTTTTTGAGCCAGGTGATCAAGTTGTTGTAGCCAAAACCCCTTTTGGTAATATTGGTCTTATGGTGTGTTATGACATACGTTTTCCTGAGCTTGCATTAATGCTACGCCAACAAGGAGCTAATATTCTAACAGCACCTGCGGCTTTTACTCATACGACGGGTCAATTGCATTGGCAACTGCTACTTCAGGCACGTGCAATGGATAGCCAATGTTATGTTTTAGGTGCAGCACAACAAGGCTGGCATGGTCAACAACGCCAAACATGGGGCCATGCAGCAATAACAGATAGTCGTGGGCAACTCCTACAAATGGTGAACACTGAAGGTCATGCTTTAATTACCAGTGCAATTGATCTAACAGAACAAAATACCGTTCGTCTCTCAATGCCATTGATGCAACATCGTCGATTATTAACTTATTAA
- the gspE gene encoding type II secretion system ATPase GspE: MQILKQIQIPYSFAKRHGVLFRYEGDQVFIVRRKDTARIALQEARRILGKSGHDQLCTDQEFHALLSSSYAGDTGESQQVAAGLEDHPDLLSLADQVPEAEDLMDQEDDAPIVRLINALLSEAIRVSASDIHIEAFEKKLSVRLRVDGQLREIVQPRRELAPLLVSRIKVMAKLDIAEKRIPQDGRISLRLAGREVDVRVSTLPSSHGERVVMRLLDKQAGRLNMTHLGLMQNDYDRLTQLVHRPHGIILVTGPTGSGKTTTLYAALSDLNDNTRNILTAEDPIEYQLEGIGQTQVNTKVDMTFARALKAMLRQDPDVVMVGEIRDLETAEIAVQASLTGHLVLSTLHTNTAIGAVTRLKDMGIEPFLLASSLIGVIAQRLVRTLCPHCVTWRKADAFERQVFQHLKVDEHMELPEPHGCDKCSHVGFSGRTAIYEIVPVDESMRRLIHGNAAEYELENHARRQAASIRDDGLLKVLAGKTTLEEVLRVTNEAAEE, encoded by the coding sequence ATGCAAATACTTAAACAAATACAAATTCCTTATAGTTTTGCCAAACGTCATGGTGTTTTATTCCGTTACGAAGGTGATCAAGTTTTTATTGTGCGTCGCAAGGATACTGCGCGAATTGCTTTGCAGGAAGCACGACGAATTTTGGGGAAGTCGGGACATGATCAATTGTGTACCGATCAAGAATTTCATGCTCTATTAAGCTCGAGTTATGCAGGAGATACAGGTGAGTCGCAGCAAGTTGCGGCGGGCTTGGAAGATCATCCGGATTTGTTGAGTCTTGCTGATCAAGTACCTGAGGCTGAAGATTTAATGGATCAAGAAGATGATGCGCCAATCGTCAGGTTGATCAATGCCTTATTGTCTGAAGCGATTCGAGTAAGCGCATCTGATATTCATATCGAAGCTTTCGAGAAAAAACTTTCAGTACGTTTACGAGTGGATGGTCAGCTTCGAGAAATCGTACAACCACGTCGTGAATTAGCACCATTATTGGTTTCACGTATCAAAGTCATGGCAAAGTTGGATATTGCTGAAAAGCGTATCCCTCAGGATGGTCGTATTTCATTACGTCTTGCTGGACGTGAAGTCGATGTGCGTGTTTCAACATTGCCATCATCGCATGGTGAGCGTGTGGTGATGCGTTTGTTGGATAAGCAAGCTGGGCGTTTAAATATGACCCATTTAGGTTTAATGCAAAATGATTATGATCGTTTGACTCAGTTGGTGCATCGTCCTCATGGCATTATCTTGGTAACTGGACCAACAGGTTCGGGTAAAACCACCACTTTATATGCAGCCCTCTCAGATCTGAATGACAATACGCGCAATATTCTGACGGCTGAAGACCCAATCGAATATCAGTTGGAAGGCATTGGGCAAACGCAAGTGAATACCAAAGTGGATATGACCTTTGCGCGTGCGCTTAAAGCCATGTTGCGTCAAGATCCTGATGTGGTGATGGTAGGGGAGATCCGTGATTTAGAAACTGCGGAAATTGCAGTACAAGCCTCTTTAACGGGTCACTTGGTGCTATCAACACTGCATACCAATACTGCAATTGGTGCGGTAACACGGTTAAAAGATATGGGGATTGAACCCTTCTTGCTGGCAAGCTCATTGATTGGTGTAATTGCACAGCGTCTTGTGCGTACCTTATGTCCACATTGTGTGACTTGGCGTAAAGCAGATGCTTTTGAGCGGCAAGTATTTCAACATCTAAAAGTAGATGAGCATATGGAGCTGCCAGAACCTCATGGTTGCGATAAATGCTCACATGTAGGTTTTAGTGGACGAACTGCGATTTATGAAATTGTTCCTGTCGATGAGTCAATGCGCCGTTTGATTCATGGTAATGCTGCTGAATACGAGTTGGAAAATCATGCACGTCGTCAAGCTGCGTCTATTCGTGATGATGGCTTATTAAAGGTATTGGCAGGTAAGACCACTTTAGAGGAAGTCTTACGAGTTACCAATGAAGCTGCTGAAGAGTAA
- the gigB gene encoding anti-anti-sigma factor GigB, with protein sequence MSTGHVEYASLNGTHIFKLIGEVRAHSCISLDKLLNRIEQQQNVVGAIVDLTQTTFIDSTVLGILAKLGLKLKQVHHIQAVMLSTNPDITTLANSMGLGQVFVILNYCGDPNVCTLELTDEQVTHSAMLNTVLDAHKTLMRLNENNQNMFEPLVKQLQKEQDCLSNNDHKQNA encoded by the coding sequence ATGTCAACAGGTCATGTTGAATATGCAAGTTTGAACGGAACGCATATTTTCAAGCTTATTGGCGAAGTGCGTGCTCACTCTTGTATAAGTCTAGACAAACTACTCAACCGAATTGAACAGCAACAGAATGTTGTTGGTGCAATCGTTGACTTAACCCAAACCACGTTTATTGACAGTACTGTTTTAGGCATACTGGCAAAATTAGGTTTAAAACTTAAGCAAGTTCACCATATACAAGCCGTCATGCTTTCAACGAATCCAGATATTACAACTTTAGCCAACAGTATGGGCTTAGGACAAGTATTTGTGATTTTGAATTATTGCGGTGATCCTAATGTATGTACATTGGAACTTACTGATGAGCAAGTTACGCACAGCGCCATGTTAAACACAGTACTTGATGCGCATAAAACCTTGATGCGTTTAAATGAAAATAACCAAAATATGTTTGAACCACTGGTTAAACAGTTGCAAAAAGAACAAGATTGCTTAAGTAACAACGATCATAAGCAAAATGCTTGA
- a CDS encoding organic hydroperoxide resistance protein encodes MSLEQVVYRAKVKATGGRDGRATSSDGVLDVKLGVPKEMGGAGGEVTNPEQLFAAGYSACFLGAMKFVANRDKLKITQDAYVEGEVGIGPIPNGFGIEVTLNVYLIGLEQAEAEQLVAAAHIVCPYSNATRNNIDVNFNVVTA; translated from the coding sequence ATGTCTCTTGAACAAGTTGTTTATCGCGCAAAAGTAAAAGCGACTGGCGGTCGTGATGGTCGTGCCACCTCTTCTGATGGTGTATTGGATGTCAAATTAGGTGTTCCCAAAGAAATGGGCGGTGCTGGTGGTGAAGTGACCAATCCTGAACAGCTTTTCGCTGCTGGTTATTCAGCATGTTTCTTAGGTGCTATGAAGTTTGTCGCAAACCGAGATAAATTAAAAATTACCCAAGATGCTTATGTCGAGGGTGAAGTTGGGATTGGCCCCATTCCGAATGGTTTTGGGATCGAAGTTACATTGAATGTATATCTAATTGGTTTAGAACAGGCCGAAGCTGAACAACTCGTGGCTGCTGCACATATCGTTTGCCCTTACTCAAATGCGACACGCAATAATATCGATGTGAATTTTAATGTCGTAACTGCTTAA
- a CDS encoding DUF2339 domain-containing protein: protein MYKKDKQGIIIVLIALTVLLGCAVAFQWQATIVAASIGLTVVIVHILSEIHQRLRQLEQAAPSYFAQTASITVQRIVIYSTSLIALFAYANTWMWLAGGALLVLILCLIQTISAFQTRLLHLEQYHQDLSKTDNLTKVSPQLQNQDSLTQAPLPQSPLSASRPQSEQPAWMRADQPPVHDQTTQSSIDEMSSKQIEQPKWWRPAVDWMMHGNPILRVAVAVLMVGVVLLLRFASEHWQLSLGAKLGFIATAGGITTFVGYILQKKNQLFAVALQGLGLAVVFLTLIFSHHFSVIASLKSASILFVILLSLTVYLSLKQQALYLALLALTMAYLAPLVIPQHHPDVIFLFSYYFLINLAVAVVNFIQPWKILHQIAFFATMLIGGAVIGIYADRQQFNTLDIILWLHIALFIWLSVRYSQLMLRAQKQHDDVKPDMPRLQPILDIGLIFSVPVLGFSLHAYLMHNSTQALTWGAVALALIYLGLNIWIKRQYPQLSILAKSFFILAVVFLALIFPLAKGAHWTSTGWVIQGTALIVWGVTERYRLSRYIGVALVLLSSVALIFQVWSTEQFPILSTVIYALAQFISAFYLLHYQEVEKYFSARMLSGIFVILGMYAGAIAGVEFMQWQQHGLSSYLAIATGLLVLYSLLVDYKDQVRWDSIQLILLAGLLFLLYVASFAANVYAVWHWPSTLSQITFAVAAVLLSLMLLRLKFSDSKVFTDIWSTLLWLSLAIIGLALFPAMPIVALAIVPLLYGLWSFSSKRMQLLHQLPIWCLTLFWLLLINLDPYSAEKYYFLPLLNFTDIFSLLMFSGLIWIIYHHDFSIEHSIEWSFKVSTILMGLLVLSSVVVRAMHHYFSTPLWSMAIWSNGDVQLSLTLLWVILAFILMTFSSRRHIRQIWFVGAALLGIVVAKLLLLDLSQSGTLTRVISFIGSGAIMLVIAYLAPLPPALEQTRKES from the coding sequence ATGTATAAAAAAGATAAACAGGGAATTATAATTGTTCTAATTGCTTTGACTGTTTTGTTGGGTTGCGCTGTTGCTTTTCAGTGGCAAGCAACAATTGTTGCAGCATCAATTGGTTTAACTGTCGTTATTGTGCACATTCTTTCTGAGATTCATCAGCGTTTACGCCAATTGGAACAGGCTGCACCCAGTTATTTTGCACAAACGGCGAGTATTACTGTTCAACGAATCGTTATATATAGTACTTCACTGATTGCACTTTTTGCTTATGCAAATACGTGGATGTGGTTGGCTGGTGGGGCGCTATTGGTACTCATCCTGTGTCTGATTCAAACCATAAGTGCATTTCAAACGCGACTTTTACATTTAGAACAATATCATCAGGATCTGTCTAAAACTGACAATCTTACGAAGGTGTCCCCACAACTCCAAAATCAAGACTCCTTGACTCAAGCCCCATTACCACAATCGCCATTATCCGCTTCCAGGCCACAATCAGAGCAGCCTGCATGGATGCGTGCTGATCAACCACCTGTCCATGATCAAACCACACAATCTTCTATAGATGAGATGAGTTCAAAACAAATCGAACAACCAAAGTGGTGGCGACCTGCTGTTGATTGGATGATGCATGGCAATCCTATTTTGCGTGTTGCCGTGGCTGTACTCATGGTTGGGGTTGTTTTATTGCTCCGATTTGCAAGTGAACATTGGCAGTTAAGTTTGGGTGCCAAGCTTGGCTTTATTGCCACTGCTGGAGGTATAACGACATTTGTAGGATATATATTACAAAAGAAAAATCAGTTATTTGCAGTTGCTTTACAAGGTCTAGGATTGGCAGTCGTTTTTCTGACATTGATCTTCTCACATCATTTTAGTGTGATTGCAAGTCTAAAGAGTGCAAGCATTTTATTCGTGATTTTGCTCTCGCTGACTGTTTATCTCAGTTTAAAGCAACAAGCCCTGTATTTGGCATTGTTGGCATTGACCATGGCTTATCTTGCGCCGTTGGTGATTCCGCAACACCATCCAGATGTAATTTTTCTGTTTTCTTATTACTTCCTTATTAACCTTGCTGTTGCTGTTGTTAATTTTATTCAGCCTTGGAAAATTCTGCATCAAATTGCTTTTTTTGCCACGATGTTAATCGGTGGTGCTGTGATTGGCATTTATGCTGATCGTCAACAGTTTAATACGCTGGATATCATCCTTTGGTTGCATATTGCATTATTCATTTGGTTGAGTGTTCGCTATAGCCAGTTGATGTTACGTGCTCAAAAGCAGCATGATGATGTGAAACCAGATATGCCTCGTTTGCAGCCGATTTTAGATATCGGATTGATTTTTAGTGTGCCGGTATTAGGTTTTTCTTTGCATGCTTATCTGATGCATAACTCGACTCAAGCATTGACTTGGGGTGCTGTTGCGCTTGCCTTGATTTATTTAGGTTTAAACATCTGGATTAAGCGTCAATATCCACAGCTTTCGATTTTGGCAAAAAGCTTTTTTATTCTTGCCGTAGTATTTTTGGCACTGATTTTTCCATTGGCCAAAGGTGCACATTGGACTTCAACGGGGTGGGTAATTCAAGGAACTGCTTTAATTGTTTGGGGGGTAACGGAACGTTATCGTCTTAGCCGTTATATTGGGGTTGCTTTGGTGTTGTTAAGCTCAGTGGCATTGATTTTTCAAGTATGGTCAACTGAGCAGTTTCCAATTTTGAGTACTGTGATTTATGCATTGGCTCAATTTATTTCAGCATTTTATTTACTACATTATCAGGAAGTGGAGAAATACTTCAGTGCACGTATGCTGAGTGGCATATTTGTCATTTTGGGCATGTATGCAGGAGCGATTGCGGGTGTAGAGTTCATGCAATGGCAACAACATGGTTTAAGTTCATATTTAGCTATTGCAACAGGGTTACTTGTACTTTATAGCTTACTTGTTGATTATAAAGATCAAGTACGCTGGGATAGTATTCAGTTGATTTTATTGGCAGGCTTGTTGTTTTTACTTTATGTAGCAAGTTTTGCAGCCAATGTATATGCAGTATGGCATTGGCCAAGTACGTTAAGTCAGATTACTTTTGCGGTGGCGGCTGTGCTTCTCAGTCTGATGCTACTTCGTCTCAAGTTTTCTGATTCCAAAGTATTTACAGATATTTGGTCAACCTTGTTGTGGTTAAGTCTAGCGATTATTGGTTTAGCTCTATTTCCAGCGATGCCAATTGTCGCGCTTGCAATTGTTCCACTTCTCTATGGGCTGTGGTCGTTCAGCTCAAAACGAATGCAGTTACTTCACCAATTACCTATTTGGTGCTTAACCTTGTTTTGGTTGTTGTTGATTAATTTAGATCCTTATTCTGCAGAGAAATATTACTTTCTCCCGCTGTTAAATTTTACCGATATTTTCTCATTGTTGATGTTTTCTGGTCTGATTTGGATTATTTATCATCATGATTTCAGCATCGAACATTCAATTGAATGGAGCTTTAAAGTCTCGACGATTTTGATGGGATTATTGGTTTTGAGCAGTGTGGTAGTACGAGCAATGCATCATTATTTCAGCACCCCATTATGGAGTATGGCGATTTGGTCGAATGGTGATGTGCAATTAAGTTTAACGTTGCTTTGGGTTATTCTGGCATTTATTCTGATGACTTTTTCTAGCCGCCGTCATATTCGCCAGATTTGGTTTGTTGGGGCGGCATTGTTAGGAATTGTGGTCGCCAAACTATTATTATTGGATCTATCCCAAAGTGGTACGTTAACACGAGTCATTTCATTTATTGGTTCTGGGGCAATTATGTTGGTGATTGCTTATTTAGCGCCGTTACCGCCTGCACTTGAGCAAACTCGAAAAGAGAGCTGA
- a CDS encoding DUF4951 domain-containing protein: MFRLIAAFLFLGATTQLHATSAEETQHQELTQISNRSMTPQNLSLNAFGQWVIGWGTGPEGARQRLDYIQREDVAIMKQKGTTLEMIRAWQQYYENEAQNSTNNPTARYRARLMKKIAELW; this comes from the coding sequence ATGTTTAGATTGATTGCAGCATTTTTATTTTTAGGGGCAACTACACAACTACATGCAACATCTGCAGAGGAAACTCAACACCAAGAGTTAACACAAATATCCAACCGCTCTATGACACCACAAAATCTGTCATTAAATGCATTTGGTCAATGGGTTATTGGCTGGGGTACTGGCCCAGAAGGCGCAAGACAACGTCTAGATTATATTCAACGTGAAGATGTGGCTATTATGAAGCAAAAAGGCACAACACTAGAAATGATTCGTGCATGGCAACAATATTATGAAAATGAAGCTCAGAATAGCACCAACAATCCAACAGCACGTTATCGTGCTCGCCTTATGAAAAAGATTGCGGAACTCTGGTAA
- a CDS encoding YggT family protein has product MGASSALIFGVLINVAILLVFFRFLMQLAAVSPYNPVVLSTAKATKIVDIFGRIFPTVGKGRVNLAALILVVLLYFLKMWGEKHLSGIGTGSTIYFIVSTIKEMLLSLVTLLKYMIFAFIICSWIMMLSQFRSPYIEVIQELVEPILAPFRKVMPNMGMIDLSPILAFLVLFVAETMLRAII; this is encoded by the coding sequence ATGGGTGCAAGTTCTGCGCTAATTTTTGGTGTTTTGATCAATGTTGCAATTTTATTGGTCTTTTTCCGTTTTTTAATGCAATTGGCGGCAGTCAGTCCTTATAATCCTGTGGTGCTTTCCACTGCGAAAGCAACGAAGATTGTAGATATATTTGGTCGTATTTTCCCAACCGTTGGCAAAGGGCGAGTAAATTTAGCAGCATTAATTTTGGTGGTTTTGCTTTATTTCTTGAAAATGTGGGGAGAAAAGCATTTATCGGGTATTGGCACAGGAAGTACCATTTACTTTATCGTTTCAACGATCAAAGAAATGTTATTGTCTTTGGTGACTTTACTTAAATATATGATTTTTGCTTTTATTATTTGCAGTTGGATTATGATGCTTTCACAATTCAGATCGCCATATATTGAAGTTATTCAGGAACTGGTTGAACCAATTCTTGCACCATTCCGTAAAGTAATGCCGAATATGGGGATGATTGATTTATCACCGATTCTTGCATTTTTGGTATTGTTTGTTGCTGAAACTATGCTTAGAGCGATTATCTAA
- a CDS encoding mechanosensitive ion channel family protein: MPETNIPKDVASNLTNIFTNINFERLSEIAVAIILCLIGFVIARLISNAFIRTIGSRFNAHQRLLWRRGIFYFIFLLFIMTSLREAGFKLSVFLGAAGILTVALGFASQTSATNLISGLFLIGEGSFEVGDTIQITLIRGQTIEGEVISIDLLSVKLLTLDNVYIRLPNEQLIRTPVMNLSKYPIRRIPITLAINFHEDIIKVRQVLLEVAAKYPLVMDDPKPAVAVTAFRESTIELLFSVWCRQENALKVRDEMQERVRNGFLENSIEIPVPKMGLIDRPLPLENDEIDQYANQKALKKEPKES; encoded by the coding sequence ATGCCAGAAACTAATATTCCAAAAGATGTTGCTAGCAACCTAACCAATATTTTTACTAATATTAATTTTGAACGGCTTAGTGAAATCGCAGTAGCCATTATCTTGTGCTTAATTGGTTTTGTGATTGCCCGCTTAATATCCAATGCGTTTATACGTACGATTGGCAGCCGTTTCAATGCACACCAACGCTTACTATGGCGTCGGGGTATTTTTTACTTCATTTTCCTGTTATTCATTATGACCAGTTTGAGAGAAGCAGGATTTAAACTCAGTGTTTTCTTAGGTGCAGCGGGTATTTTAACCGTAGCCCTTGGTTTTGCCTCGCAAACCTCTGCCACCAACCTGATTAGCGGTCTATTTTTGATTGGTGAAGGCTCATTTGAAGTGGGAGATACCATTCAAATCACACTGATTCGCGGTCAAACTATTGAAGGTGAAGTGATCTCAATTGACCTCTTATCTGTAAAACTTCTGACTCTGGATAATGTCTATATTCGACTTCCCAATGAACAACTGATTCGAACTCCAGTAATGAATTTATCCAAGTATCCGATACGAAGGATTCCTATCACACTGGCAATTAATTTCCATGAAGATATCATTAAAGTCAGACAAGTCTTGTTAGAGGTTGCTGCAAAATATCCACTAGTTATGGATGACCCCAAACCCGCAGTCGCTGTCACTGCATTTAGAGAATCCACCATCGAACTTTTATTTTCAGTATGGTGTCGCCAAGAAAATGCACTAAAAGTACGCGATGAAATGCAAGAACGTGTTCGCAATGGCTTTTTAGAAAATTCAATCGAGATTCCAGTGCCTAAAATGGGCTTAATTGACCGACCGCTACCATTAGAAAATGATGAAATCGATCAATATGCAAATCAGAAAGCACTCAAAAAAGAACCGAAAGAGAGCTAA
- the polA gene encoding DNA polymerase I, translating into MPPFVLVDGSYFLFRAFHALPPLTTSTGLHTNAIRGAISAIQKLMRRTQPTHMAVIFDTPEPTFRHKLSPIYKGDRPSMPEELSQQIPYLHALIKALGIPLYSLPGAEADDIIGTLAKRAVQEGHHVLISTGDKDMAQLVNPHVKLEDSFKERVLDEAGVLEKFGVHPHQIIDYLTLMGDASDGIMGVPGVGAKTAAKLLTEYGSLDNIIANVDQLKGKISQNIKDNLDNIKIDHQLASIVCDLDLALDWHDLKLSNPNINQLRDLYTELEFRNQLQSLDHPNNPNTPAYQQTSQSIVKSEQKTEQVIAEDHANLSSQDDQLGDATYHTVLTQADWATLLQRMQQADHFAIDTETTNLDYRIAELVGFSVAFDAHDAYYVPVAHDYEGAPEQLNREHVLEQIKPILENEQVKKIGHHLKYDAHIFANHGITIQGWYFDTMLASYVLNAAATRHGMDDVARVYLSHLTTTFEQIAGKGAKQKSFNQIELEVAAHYAAEDAHVTYRLYEVLSAKLKHHPELVNILHNIEMPVARVLTGMEEDGIKLDHAFLDQLSVEFSETMQTLENQATELAGEAFNIASPKQVGEVLFDRLGLKGGKKTATGQYSTSESILEKIEHPLAEVILEHRGLAKLKNTYTDRLVEQSHDSTHRVHTSYHQALTATGRLSSTDPNLQNIPIRTPIGRQIRRAFIAPEGRVLLAADYSQIELRLMAHFSQDDALVHAFQQGQDVHRRTAAEVLGIDIEDVTNDQRRQAKAVNFGLLYGMSEFGLTRQLGFTREESRSYIARYFQRYPGVLDYMERTRQIAREQGFVETILGRRLYTPDILANNKMIKQAAERAAINAPLQGSAADIIKLAMIAVDKVLPKDQAKLLLQVHDELVFEADVAVADELSKQIAEVMQSVLDISVPFVVEVGQGQNWDAAH; encoded by the coding sequence ATGCCACCTTTTGTCTTGGTTGACGGGTCTTATTTTTTATTTCGTGCTTTTCACGCTTTACCACCATTAACCACATCTACTGGCTTACATACTAATGCAATACGTGGTGCAATTTCTGCGATTCAAAAACTTATGCGTCGTACTCAACCGACGCATATGGCGGTAATTTTTGACACACCAGAACCTACCTTTCGACATAAATTATCACCAATTTACAAAGGCGATCGTCCAAGTATGCCTGAGGAGTTGTCACAGCAAATTCCTTATTTACATGCACTGATCAAAGCACTAGGTATCCCCCTCTACAGCCTTCCTGGTGCTGAAGCCGACGATATCATAGGAACACTTGCTAAACGTGCTGTACAAGAAGGTCATCATGTCCTCATCTCAACAGGAGATAAAGATATGGCGCAACTTGTCAATCCACATGTAAAGCTAGAGGATAGTTTCAAAGAGCGTGTTCTTGATGAAGCAGGTGTTTTAGAAAAGTTTGGGGTACATCCTCATCAAATTATTGATTATCTTACGTTGATGGGCGACGCCTCTGATGGCATCATGGGAGTTCCTGGCGTAGGTGCTAAAACAGCAGCAAAGCTACTCACCGAATATGGCTCACTCGACAATATCATAGCCAATGTAGATCAACTCAAAGGCAAAATTAGCCAGAATATCAAAGATAATTTGGACAATATTAAAATTGACCATCAGCTTGCGAGTATAGTCTGTGATCTTGATTTAGCCTTAGATTGGCATGATCTTAAACTCAGCAATCCGAATATTAATCAATTACGTGATCTCTATACTGAATTAGAATTTCGTAATCAATTACAGTCTTTGGATCATCCTAACAACCCAAATACGCCTGCATATCAACAGACCTCGCAAAGTATTGTTAAATCAGAACAGAAAACTGAGCAAGTCATCGCCGAGGATCATGCCAATCTCTCTAGTCAAGATGATCAATTAGGTGATGCAACTTATCATACGGTGCTCACGCAAGCAGATTGGGCGACATTGTTGCAACGCATGCAACAAGCAGATCATTTTGCGATTGATACAGAAACAACCAATTTAGATTATCGTATTGCTGAACTTGTTGGTTTCTCAGTCGCATTTGATGCACATGATGCCTATTATGTTCCTGTTGCTCATGATTATGAAGGAGCACCTGAACAACTCAATCGTGAACATGTTCTGGAACAGATCAAACCGATTCTCGAAAATGAACAAGTAAAGAAAATCGGACACCATTTAAAATATGATGCTCATATCTTTGCCAATCATGGTATTACGATCCAAGGTTGGTACTTCGACACCATGCTCGCTTCTTATGTATTGAATGCAGCAGCGACACGACATGGTATGGATGATGTAGCACGCGTTTATCTCAGCCATTTAACAACCACTTTCGAGCAAATTGCAGGCAAAGGTGCGAAACAAAAATCCTTTAACCAAATTGAACTCGAAGTTGCTGCACACTATGCTGCTGAAGATGCTCATGTAACCTACCGTCTATATGAAGTGTTATCCGCTAAACTTAAGCATCATCCTGAACTTGTCAATATTCTACATAACATCGAAATGCCAGTTGCACGTGTACTGACAGGTATGGAAGAAGATGGGATTAAGCTTGACCACGCTTTCCTAGATCAACTCAGCGTTGAATTCTCTGAAACTATGCAAACTCTAGAGAATCAAGCCACCGAATTAGCAGGCGAAGCATTTAACATCGCCTCTCCAAAACAAGTTGGTGAGGTGCTATTTGATCGTTTAGGCCTCAAAGGTGGTAAAAAAACAGCTACTGGTCAATACAGCACCAGTGAAAGTATTCTAGAAAAAATCGAGCATCCTTTAGCAGAAGTAATTTTAGAGCATCGTGGTTTAGCTAAACTTAAAAATACTTATACAGATCGCTTGGTTGAACAATCACATGATTCTACACACCGCGTACACACGAGCTATCATCAAGCTTTGACAGCAACTGGACGCTTATCTTCAACCGATCCAAACCTACAAAATATTCCAATTCGTACACCAATTGGTCGTCAAATCCGCAGAGCTTTTATTGCGCCTGAAGGTCGTGTCTTGTTGGCTGCCGATTATTCACAAATTGAACTTCGTCTTATGGCGCATTTTTCTCAAGATGATGCGCTGGTCCATGCGTTCCAACAAGGTCAGGATGTGCATCGTCGTACTGCTGCTGAAGTACTTGGTATTGATATTGAAGATGTCACCAATGACCAACGTCGCCAAGCAAAAGCCGTCAATTTCGGTTTACTTTATGGGATGTCTGAATTTGGTTTAACTCGTCAATTAGGGTTTACACGGGAAGAATCTCGTAGCTATATCGCGCGTTATTTCCAGCGTTATCCAGGTGTCTTGGATTATATGGAACGTACCCGCCAAATTGCTCGCGAACAAGGTTTTGTAGAAACCATTCTAGGTCGTCGTCTGTATACACCTGATATTTTGGCAAACAATAAAATGATCAAACAAGCTGCTGAACGTGCTGCGATTAATGCACCACTGCAAGGCAGTGCTGCCGATATCATTAAACTTGCCATGATTGCAGTTGATAAAGTTCTACCAAAAGACCAAGCGAAACTTTTACTTCAAGTACATGATGAATTGGTATTTGAAGCAGATGTGGCCGTGGCAGATGAACTGTCAAAACAAATTGCAGAGGTGATGCAATCTGTCTTAGATATCTCGGTTCCTTTTGTAGTTGAAGTGGGACAAGGTCAAAACTGGGATGCTGCACACTAA